Proteins found in one Phocoena sinus isolate mPhoSin1 chromosome 19, mPhoSin1.pri, whole genome shotgun sequence genomic segment:
- the HRC gene encoding sarcoplasmic reticulum histidine-rich calcium-binding protein isoform X1: MGNRGPWLHTFLLWAAVASLLLPTAVTQQLRGAGLGPSNWNDNAGASGPSEDASGKFGHPTHSHRGHGDENKDVSTESGHHFWGQGDHREEDEDVSRESQDHRYQGHKVGDENTSDEEEHTEHAQQARGHRSHGSEEEGDAAEYGHRFPSHRSHGRQDEDEDEVVSSEHHHHIVRHVHRGHGEEEDEEEEEEDVSTEYGHQVHRHQDHGKEEDEDVSDEHHHHGPSHRHQGHRDKEDEDEDVSTEHWHQVPRHTHHGLGDDEEEITVKFSHHVASHQPQGHKSTKEEDFPEEHERAVRGHHHRGVPKEEDEDTSAKLGHQAPSHRQQSHRDKGTGHRGSIKEETSHQSPEHMGVKDRSHLRESDSEEEEEEKEEDHSSHEDYDEGSEEGGKGTHHGSLDQEDEEDKEEGHGLSLSQEEEEEEEEEEEEEEKEERREERAEVWVPLSQDHQEEEDEEEGLEEDELPFTIIPNPLARREVSGGASSEEESGEDMDQQDAQEYGNYQPGSLCGYCSFCKRCTECENCHCDEENMGEHCDQCQEATSTISPRPCTKPWQTCWKLRNPNPDTRLRRRYISLALQPLSTGHIYFSE, from the exons ATGGGCaaccgtgggccatggctgcacACTTTTCTCCTCTGGGCTGCAGTGGCCAGCCTGCTTCTCCCCACTGCCGTGACCCAGCAGCtgagaggggctgggctggggcccagcaaCTGGAACGACAATGCAGGAGCTTCGGGACCCTCAGAGGACGCATCGGGCAAGTTTGGCCACCCCACGCACAGCCATAGAGGCCACGGAGATGAGAACAAGGATGTTTCCACGGAGAGTGGGCATCATTTCTGGGGCCAGGGAGACCACAGAGAAGAGGATGAAGATGTCTCCAGAGAATCCCAAGACCATAGGTACCAAGGCCACAAGGTGGGAGACGAGAACACCTCGGATGAGGAGGAACATACAGAGCATGCTCAGCAGGCCCGTGGGCACAGAAGCCATGGGAGTGAAGAGGAGGGTGATGCAGCTGAGTATGGGCACCGCTTCCCCAGCCACAGGAGCCATGGCCGTCAAGATGAGGACGAAGACGAAGTTGTGTCCAGTGAGCATCACCATCATATCGTCAGGCATGTACACCGAGGCCATGGAGAAGAGGaggatgaagaagaggaagaggaggatgtcTCCACTGAGTATGGACACCAGGTCCACAGACACCAAGACCACGGGAAGGAAGAGGATGAAGATGTCTCAGATGAACACCACCATCACGGCCCCAGCCACAGACATCAAGGCCACAGAGACAAGgaagatgaggatgaggatgtgtcCACTGAACACTGGCACCAGGTTCCCAGACATACCCACCATGGCCTTGGAGACGACGAGGAGGAGATCACAGTCAAGTTCAGCCACCACGTTGCAAGCCACCAGCCCCAAGGCCACAAGAGCACTAAGGAGGAGGACTTCCCAGAGGAACATGAAAGAGCAGTCCGTGGCCATCACCACCGCGGAGTCCCCAAGGAGGAAGATGAGGACACCTCTGCCAAGCTTGGCCACCAGGCTCCCAGCCACAGGCAGCAAAGCCACAGAGATAAAGGAACTGGCCACAGAGGGTCCATCAAAGAGGAGACTAGCCACCAGTCCCCAGAACACATGGGGGTAAAGGATAGAAGCCATTTAAGGGAGAGTGAttctgaggaggaagaggaagagaaggaagaggatcaCAGCTCCCATGAAGATTATGATGAAGgttcagaggagggaggaaaaggtaCCCACCATGGCAGCCTGGACCAGGAGGACGAGGAAGACAAGGAGGAAGGTCATGGCCTCAGCCtgagccaggaggaggaggaagaagaggaggaagaggaggaggaagaagagaaggaggagaggagggaagagagggctgAGGTTTGGGTCCCACTGAGCCAAGACCACCAGGAGGAAGAAGatgaggaggaggggctggaagaGGATGAGCTCCCCTTCACCATCATCCCCAACCCACTGGCCAGGAGGGAGGTGTCTGGAGGTGCCTCCAGTGAAGAGGAGAGTGGTGAGGACATGG ATCAGCAGGATGCCCAGGAGTATGGGAACTACCAGCCAGGGTCCCTGTGTGGCTACTGCTCCTTCTGCAAG CGATGCACTGAATGTGAGAACTGTCACTGTGACGAGGAGAACATGGGAGAGCACTGCGACCAGTGCCAG GAAGCTACGTCGACTATTTCTCCTCGTCCCTGTACCA AGCCCTGGCAGACATGCTGGAAACTCCGAAACCCTAACCCAGACACACGGCTGCGGCGCAGATACATCTCCCTGGCCCTCCAACCCCTTTCCACGGGCcatatttatttctctgaataA
- the HRC gene encoding sarcoplasmic reticulum histidine-rich calcium-binding protein isoform X2 gives MGNRGPWLHTFLLWAAVASLLLPTAVTQQLRGAGLGPSNWNDNAGASGPSEDASGKFGHPTHSHRGHGDENKDVSTESGHHFWGQGDHREEDEDVSRESQDHRYQGHKVGDENTSDEEEHTEHAQQARGHRSHGSEEEGDAAEYGHRFPSHRSHGRQDEDEDEVVSSEHHHHIVRHVHRGHGEEEDEEEEEEDVSTEYGHQVHRHQDHGKEEDEDVSDEHHHHGPSHRHQGHRDKEDEDEDVSTEHWHQVPRHTHHGLGDDEEEITVKFSHHVASHQPQGHKSTKEEDFPEEHERAVRGHHHRGVPKEEDEDTSAKLGHQAPSHRQQSHRDKGTGHRGSIKEETSHQSPEHMGVKDRSHLRESDSEEEEEEKEEDHSSHEDYDEGSEEGGKGTHHGSLDQEDEEDKEEGHGLSLSQEEEEEEEEEEEEEEKEERREERAEVWVPLSQDHQEEEDEEEGLEEDELPFTIIPNPLARREVSGGASSEEESGEDMDQQDAQEYGNYQPGSLCGYCSFCKRCTECENCHCDEENMGEHCDQCQHCQFCYLCPLLCETVCTPGSYVDYFSSSLYQALADMLETPKP, from the exons ATGGGCaaccgtgggccatggctgcacACTTTTCTCCTCTGGGCTGCAGTGGCCAGCCTGCTTCTCCCCACTGCCGTGACCCAGCAGCtgagaggggctgggctggggcccagcaaCTGGAACGACAATGCAGGAGCTTCGGGACCCTCAGAGGACGCATCGGGCAAGTTTGGCCACCCCACGCACAGCCATAGAGGCCACGGAGATGAGAACAAGGATGTTTCCACGGAGAGTGGGCATCATTTCTGGGGCCAGGGAGACCACAGAGAAGAGGATGAAGATGTCTCCAGAGAATCCCAAGACCATAGGTACCAAGGCCACAAGGTGGGAGACGAGAACACCTCGGATGAGGAGGAACATACAGAGCATGCTCAGCAGGCCCGTGGGCACAGAAGCCATGGGAGTGAAGAGGAGGGTGATGCAGCTGAGTATGGGCACCGCTTCCCCAGCCACAGGAGCCATGGCCGTCAAGATGAGGACGAAGACGAAGTTGTGTCCAGTGAGCATCACCATCATATCGTCAGGCATGTACACCGAGGCCATGGAGAAGAGGaggatgaagaagaggaagaggaggatgtcTCCACTGAGTATGGACACCAGGTCCACAGACACCAAGACCACGGGAAGGAAGAGGATGAAGATGTCTCAGATGAACACCACCATCACGGCCCCAGCCACAGACATCAAGGCCACAGAGACAAGgaagatgaggatgaggatgtgtcCACTGAACACTGGCACCAGGTTCCCAGACATACCCACCATGGCCTTGGAGACGACGAGGAGGAGATCACAGTCAAGTTCAGCCACCACGTTGCAAGCCACCAGCCCCAAGGCCACAAGAGCACTAAGGAGGAGGACTTCCCAGAGGAACATGAAAGAGCAGTCCGTGGCCATCACCACCGCGGAGTCCCCAAGGAGGAAGATGAGGACACCTCTGCCAAGCTTGGCCACCAGGCTCCCAGCCACAGGCAGCAAAGCCACAGAGATAAAGGAACTGGCCACAGAGGGTCCATCAAAGAGGAGACTAGCCACCAGTCCCCAGAACACATGGGGGTAAAGGATAGAAGCCATTTAAGGGAGAGTGAttctgaggaggaagaggaagagaaggaagaggatcaCAGCTCCCATGAAGATTATGATGAAGgttcagaggagggaggaaaaggtaCCCACCATGGCAGCCTGGACCAGGAGGACGAGGAAGACAAGGAGGAAGGTCATGGCCTCAGCCtgagccaggaggaggaggaagaagaggaggaagaggaggaggaagaagagaaggaggagaggagggaagagagggctgAGGTTTGGGTCCCACTGAGCCAAGACCACCAGGAGGAAGAAGatgaggaggaggggctggaagaGGATGAGCTCCCCTTCACCATCATCCCCAACCCACTGGCCAGGAGGGAGGTGTCTGGAGGTGCCTCCAGTGAAGAGGAGAGTGGTGAGGACATGG ATCAGCAGGATGCCCAGGAGTATGGGAACTACCAGCCAGGGTCCCTGTGTGGCTACTGCTCCTTCTGCAAG CGATGCACTGAATGTGAGAACTGTCACTGTGACGAGGAGAACATGGGAGAGCACTGCGACCAGTGCCAG cactgCCAGTTCTGCTACCTCTGCCCGCTGCTCTGCGAAACTGTCTGCACTCCGG GAAGCTACGTCGACTATTTCTCCTCGTCCCTGTACCA AGCCCTGGCAGACATGCTGGAAACTCCGAAACCCTAA